One stretch of Nicotiana tabacum cultivar K326 chromosome 18, ASM71507v2, whole genome shotgun sequence DNA includes these proteins:
- the LOC107802153 gene encoding protein SMAX1-LIKE 4-like, with amino-acid sequence MRTGASNCAVQQTLTTEAASVLKHSLSLARRRGHAQVTPLHVAAILLTSRVSLLRKACLKSQPNHIATSHHHHPLQCRALELCFNVALNRLPTSPGPLLHGQPCLSNALIAALKRAQAHQRRGCIEQQQQQPLLAIKVELEQLILSILDDPSVSRVMREAGFSSTAIKSNIEESASSVSSVFQCYNSSPAGIYSTPSSPPNSENPTSNSFWNNSQNPLLLSPHKYIQTNTANSSDIKLVIDVLLRSNNIKRRNAVIVGDSASSTGGLVAELMGKVERGDVPEELKGSHFIKFQFTAAPLMLMKREEVELNISDLKRKVESLTGSSRRGVIIYTGDLKWTVDSLADQRGGLSMSNKDYSTTFVNYYCPVDHLVAEIGRLVSSYNSSSSNAKVWLVATANYQTYMKCQMKQPPLDIQWSLQAISVPSGGLGLSLNCTSAHEPRIPFSQQIFEKKPVPSKEEQDALSCCAECTSNYEREARLKCGQQKTSALYSTITCDTKDSDKGPSLLPDWLKPHDIDTTKKDDLAELKRKWSSLCQNLHQGKSNQSQISSILCNEYNSSTGKNYSFNSLYPWWPNQNSIITECKSISFCDPPSLKLNQGASTVPRFRRQQSCHIEFSFSNGNSKDNQSVEPNLDSLKIREGKEVKITLALGNSKLSNTGSLGERNVEEMLKMLQENLPWQMENMHTILDALMDFSTIKKQKNWLLIQGNDSIGKQRLARIIAKSVFGSADLILCINMRKRENTHVELLNKTLRNNEKLVVLVEDVDFADSELFKFLMDAYENGSSSHLFILARTSDNFTDGREYYTESVIQMKLLVSVNPGSVCIDHKRKAEWEFSLPNNTKSPRNNVMEDVSSITAQNGKMKKEFTRQLSSNALDLNIKADEVDEEEEENEAKTDDFSPISSDLTRDTANDQHHNSNNNNNPPLGFLDHIKNRLVLNRDSSQEKQMREMFMFKIRRSLEDVCGSKILDSFCLEEMVMEKVFEGCGSFLNSLFDEWLKDIFQTSLQMVDNMDKLKEKENVIIKLCLVGGKDESGLKDGFKGSGLPRGIQVSIMD; translated from the exons ATGCGAACAGGAGCATCTAATTGTGCAGTGCAACAGACCCTCACAACAGAGGCTGCTTCAGTTTTGAAGCACTCTCTAAGCTTGGCCAGGAGAAGGGGCCATGCACAAGTCACCCCTCTTCATGTTGCTGCTATTCTCTTAACCTCAAGAGTCAGTCTTCTTAGAAAGGCTTGTCTCAAATCTCAACCAAATCATATAGCcacttctcatcatcatcatccactTCAGTGTAGAGCTCTTGAGCTATGTTTTAATGTGGCACTTAATAGGCTTCCAACAAGTCCTGGTCCACTCCTTCATGGCCAGCCTTGTTTGTCTAATGCTTTAATTGCTGCACTTAAAAGAGCACAAGCTCATCAGAGAAGAGGCTGCATagaacaacagcagcagcagcctCTTTTGGCTATTAAGGTTGAGTTAGAGCAGCTTATTTTGTCCATTTTAGATGACCCTAGTGTTAGTAGGGTTATGAGAGAAGCTGGTTTCTCTAGCACTGCAATTAAAAGCAATATAGAGGAATCAGCTTCTTCTGTTTCTTCAGTCTTTCAGTGTTACAATAGTAGCCCTGCTGGGATTTACTCTACACCTAGCTCTCCTCCTAATTCTGAGAACCCTACTAGTAATAGTTTTTGGAATAATTCCCAAAACCCTCTTCTCTTGTCTCCTCACAAGTACATCCAAACTAACACAGCTAATTCTTCAGATATTAAGTTGGTAATTGATGTGTTGCTGAGGAGTAACAACATCAAGAGGAGGAACGCAGTGATAGTTGGTGACAGCGCGTCCAGCACAGGAGGGCTTGTTGCAGAACTGATGGGGAAAGTGGAGAGAGGAGATGTACCTGAGGAACTGAAAGGATCACACTTCATAAAATTTCAGTTCACAGCAGCACCACTCATGTTGATGAAAAGAGAGGAAGTGGAGCTGAACATCTCAGACCTGAAAAGGAAAGTGGAATCTCTTACAGGAAGTAGTAGAAGAGGAGTCATTATCTACACAGGTGACTTGAAATGGACAGTTGACAGTCTTGCTGATCAAAGAGGAGGATTATCAATGTCTAACAAAGATTACTCTACTACTTTTGTTAATTATTATTGTCCAGTTGATCATCTTGTAGCTGAGATAGGAAGGTTAGTTTCTTCCTACAACAGTAGCAGCTCAAATGCAAAGGTTTGGTTGGTGGCTACAGCAAATTATCAGACTTATATGAAGTGCCAAATGAAACAACCTCCTCTTGATATTCAATGGTCTCTTCAGGCTATTTCTGTTCCATCTGGTGGTCTTGGCTTGAGTCTCAATTGTACAAG TGCTCATGAACCAAGAATACCATTTTCTCAACAAATATTTGAGAAAAAGCCAGTTCCTAGCAAGGAGGAACAAGATGCACTCAGCTGTTGTGCAGAATGCACCTCCAATTATGAAAGAGAAGCTAGGTTGAAGTGTGGCCAGCAGAAAACTTCTGCATTGTATTCTACTATTACATGTGACACTAAGGATTCTGACAAGGGTCCATCCCTATTGCCTGATTGGCTCAAACCACATGACATTGATACCACTAAGAAG GATGATTTGGCTGAGTTGAAAAGAAAGTGGAGCAGCTTGTGCCAAAATCTTCATCAAGGAAAGAGTAATCAAAGTCAAATAAGTTCAATTTTGTGCAATGAATACAACAGCAGTACCGGGAAGAATTACTCCTTCAATTCACTGTACCCATGGTGGCCTAACCAGAACAGCATAATCACAGAGTGCAAATCAATTTCATTTTGTGATCCTCCAAGTTTGAAGCTTAATCAGGGAGCCAGCACTGTGCCAAGGTTCAGAAGGCAACAATCGTGCCATATCGAGTTCAGTTTCAGCAATGGCAATTCTAAAGATAATCAATCAGTTGAGCCAAACTTGGATTCTCTTAAAATCAGGGAAGGGAAAGAAGTGAAAATCACTCTTGCTCTTGGGAATTCAAAGCTTTCTAACACCGGGAGTTTGGGAGAACGAAACGTAGAAGAGATGCTCAAAATGTTACAAGAAAATTTGCCATGGCAAATGGAAAACATGCATACTATTTTGGATGCATTGATGGATTTCAGCACAATCAAGAAGCAGAAGAATTGGCTGCTGATTCAGGGGAATGACTCAATTGGGAAACAAAGATTGGCTCGAATTATAGCAAAATCTGTATTTGGTTCTGCTGACTTGATCCTGTGCATAAACATGAGAAAGAGGGAAAATACTCACGTAGAATTGCTCAACAAGACCTTGAGGAATAATGAAAAGCTTGTTGTCCTGGTGGAGGATGTTGATTTTGCTGATTCAGAGTTGTTCAAATTTCTTATGGATGCCTATGAAAATGGGAGCTCTAGCCATTTGTTCATCTTAGCAAGGACAAGTGATAATTTCACTGATGGAAGAGAGTACTACACAGAGTCTGTTATCCAGATGAAACTGCTGGTAAGTGTGAATCCTGGATCAGTATGTATTGATCATAAGAGAAAAGCTGAGTGGGAATTTTCTTTGCCTAACAATACCAAGAGTCCAAGAAACAATGTCATGGAAGATGTCTCCTCAATTACTGCTCAAAAtgggaaaatgaagaaggaattCACAAGGCAATTGAGCTCAAACGCCCTTGACCTCAACATCAAAGCAGATGAGGTcgatgaggaggaggaggaaaacGAAGCCAAAACTGATGATTTTAGCCCCATTTCAAGTGACTTGACTCGCGACACAGCTAATGATCAACAtcacaacagcaacaacaacaacaatccaccACTTGGCTTTCTCGACCACATCAAGAACCGCCTTGTCTTGAACCGCGATTCATCTCAAGAAAAGCAAATGAGAGAGATGTTCATGTTCAAGATCAGAAGGTCATTGGAGGATGTATGTGGGAGTAAAATACTAGACAGTTTCTGCTTGGAGGAAATGGTGATGGAGAAGGTTTTTGAGGGGTGTGGTTCATTTCTCAACAGCTTGTTTGATGAATGGCTAAAAGACATTTTTCAAACGAGCTTGCAAATGGTTGACAATATGGACAAACTCAAAGAGAAGGAGAATGTGATTATCAAGCTTTGTTTGGTGGGAGGTAAAGATGAGAGTGGCTTAAAGGATGGCTTCAAAGGTTCAGGTCTTCCTAGAGGGATTCAAGTTTCTATCATGGATTGA